A stretch of Gadus chalcogrammus isolate NIFS_2021 chromosome 9, NIFS_Gcha_1.0, whole genome shotgun sequence DNA encodes these proteins:
- the LOC130388996 gene encoding probable polypeptide N-acetylgalactosaminyltransferase 8, which translates to MKTYPKDLPSIGVVLIYLDEALSILKRAIRSIIDRTPKSLLKEIILVDDHSRNDDLKQDFDMYIKTIEDQNPGLLMTRVRHSEQLGLTTARISGWKAATADVVAILDAHIEVHDLW; encoded by the exons ATGAAGACCTACCCAAAGGATCTGCCCAGCATTGGAGTAGTTCTTATCTACCTGGATGAGGCCCTGTCAATCCTCAAGAGAGCCATCCGAAGTATTATCGACCGCACTCCGAAATCCTTGCTGAAAGAAATCATATTGGTGGATGACCACAGCAGAAATG acGACCTGAAGCAGGACTTTGACATGTACATCAAGACCATTGAGGACCAGAATCCAGGCCTCCTCATGACCAGAGTGAGACACAGTGAGCAGCTGGGGCTGACCACGGCTAGGATCTCTGGATGGAAGGCCGCCACGGCTGACGTGGTCGCCATCTTGGATGCTCATATTGAAGTCCATGACCTGTGGTGA